In Schizosaccharomyces osmophilus chromosome 2, complete sequence, the following proteins share a genomic window:
- the tif1 gene encoding translation initiation factor eIF4A tif1: MAEHLEDQVIETNYDEVIDTFDDMSLKPELLRGIYAYGFERPSAIQQRAIMPILGERDVLAQAQSGTGKTATFSISVLQKIDTSLKQCQALILAPTRELAQQIQKVVVALGDLMNVECHACIGGTLVRDDMAALQAGVHVVVGTPGRVHDMIQRRALPTDAVQMFVLDEADEMLSRGFKDQIYDIFQLLPPSAQVVLLSATMPQDVLEVTTKFMRDPIRILVKKDELTLEGIKQFYVAVEKEEWKLDTLCDLYETVTVTQAVIFCNTRRKVDWLTEQLTERDFTVSSMHGDMDQSQRDTLMHEFRTGSSRILITTDLLARGIDVQQVSLVINYDLPANRENYIHRIGRGGRFGRKGVSINFVTSEDVRMMREIEQFYNTHIEEMPMNIADLI, encoded by the coding sequence atgGCAGAGCACCTGGAGGATCAGGTTATTGAAACCAATTACGATGAAGTTATCGATACTTTCGATGACATGAGCTTGAAGCCGGAGCTTCTCCGTGGTATCTATGCCTATGGTTTTGAGCGTCCCTCTGCTATTCAACAGAGAGCCATCATGCCCATTTTGGGTGAGCGTGATGTTCTTGCTCAAGCTCAATCCGGTACTGGTAAGACTGCCACGTTTTCCATCTCTGTCTTGCAAAAGATTGACACTAGCTTGAAGCAATGCCAAGCCCTTATTCTTGCTCCTACTCGTGAGCTTGCtcaacaaattcaaaaggttGTTGTTGCCTTGGGTGACTTGATGAACGTTGAGTGCCATGCCTGTATTGGTGGTACCCTTGTTCGTGATGATATGGCCGCTTTGCAAGCTGGTGTTCACGTCGTTGTCGGTACTCCTGGTCGTGTCCACGACATGATCCAACGTCGTGCTCTCCCCACTGACGCTGTTCAAATGTTCGTCCTTGACGAAGCTGATGAAATGTTGTCTCGTGGTTTCAAGGATCAAATTTATGACATCTTCCAACTTTTGCCTCCTAGCGCTCAAGTTGTCTTGCTCTCCGCTACTATGCCTCAAGACGTTTTGGAAGTCACCACCAAGTTCATGCGTGACCCCATTCGTATTCTTGTCAAGAAGGATGAGCTTACCTTGGAAGGTATTAAACAATTCTACGTCGCAGTTGAGAAGGAAGAGTGGAAGCTCGATACTCTTTGCGACCTTTATGAAACTGTCACAGTTACTCAAGCTGTCATTTTCTGCAACACCCGTAGAAAGGTCGACTGGCTTACTGAGCAACTTACTGAGCGTGACTTCACTGTCTCCTCTATGCACGGTGATATGGACCAATCTCAACGTGACACTTTGATGCACGAATTCCGTACTGGTTCTTCCCGTATTCTCATCACCACTGACTTGCTTGCTCGTGGTATTGATGTCCAACAAGTTTCTTTGGTCATTAACTATGATCTCCCCGCTAACCGTGAAAACTACATTCACCGTATTGGTCGTGGTGGTCGTTTCGGACGTAAGGGTGTTTCTATTAACTTTGTTACTAGCGAAGATGTTCGTATGATGCGTGAAATTGAGCAATTCTACAACACCCACATTGAAGAGATGCCCATGAACATTGCTGATTTGATCTAA
- the och1 gene encoding Golgi alpha-1,6-mannosyltransferase Och1 → MPKVRIKNILIAGAVISGIFLLFQYGGGMDGMKDLSELSMPEDQQYAFDHGTSDEKLRSDTEDIDETGEIVNKHGQYEIRNLAAVGSLDEFDEGQEAKKMKLSSAAYEEPGDKGKEIPKLIWQTAKNPFEREVLQYTRFWGNNHPSYIHNVLDDSQSERLVIKNFGDPSFSKISSAYEMMPFPVLKADFFRYLVLLSRGGVYTDIDTTPIKHINNWIPEEYRNEGVRLVVGIEADPDRPDWHDYYARRVQFCQWTIAAVPGHPVLWELVHKITHGTWSLHEKGELLKGTDSVMEWTGPGIWTDSVFDYLNWRYGPFTWENVTGIQTPMLVGDVLILPITSFSPGVWHMGSKSASDPTAYVKHYFSGSWKDN, encoded by the coding sequence ATGCCAAAGGTCCgaatcaaaaatatacTAATTGCGGGTGCAGTTATTTCCggcatttttcttctgtttcagTATGGAGGTGGTATGGATGGTATGAAGGATTTGAGCGAGCTTTCGATGCCTGAAGATCAGCAATATGCTTTCGACCATGGAACATCAGACGAAAAGCTTCGGAGCGATACAGAAGATATAGATGAAACCGGGGAAATTGTCAATAAACATGGACAATATGAGATACGAAACCTTGCAGCGGTAGGAAGTTTGGATGAATTTGACGAAGGTCAAGAagcgaagaagatgaaactATCTTCGGCGGCTTATGAAGAGCCAGGCGACAAAGGCAAGGAAATTCCAAAACTCATTTGGCAAACTGCAAAGAATCCATTTGAACGAGAAGTTCTTCAATATACCCGTTTTTGGGGCAATAATCACCCCAGCTACATTCATAATGTCTTAGATGATTCACAGAGTGAACGCCTTgtaatcaaaaatttcGGAGATCCATCGTTTTCGAAAATTTCTTCTGCTTATGAAATGATGCCTTTTCCTGTTTTGAAAGCTGATTTTTTTCGctatttggttttattaTCCCGCGGAGGCGTTTACACAGACATTGATACAACTCCCATCAAACATATCAATAATTGGATTCCAGAAGAGTATCGTAATGAAGGTGTACGTCTGGTTGTTGGAATTGAAGCAGACCCTGATCGCCCAGACTGGCATGATTACTACGCACGGCGAGTGCAATTCTGCCAGTGGACCATTGCAGCAGTTCCGGGGCATCCTGTGCTATGGGAATTGGTTCATAAAATTACGCATGGCACATGGTCACTTCATGAGAAGGGCGAACTGCTGAAAGGTACTGATTCTGTGATGGAATGGACAGGGCCTGGAATCTGGACAGATTCCGTGTTTGACTATTTGAATTGGAGGTATGGACCTTTTACTTGGGAAAATGTAACGGGCATTCAAACTCCAATGCTTGTTGGCGATGTTCTTATTCTCCCTATTACTTCTTTTAGCCCTGGTGTTTGGCATATGGGTTCTAAGTCAGCCAGTGATCCTACAGCCTATGTAAAGCACTATTTTAGTGGTTCTTGGAAAGATAATTAA
- the asa1 gene encoding ASTRA complex WD repeat subunit Asa1 — translation MVVPTPFYVLRGHSSSVTAVAFDKKNHIFSGDENGFVICWALLDMRPLQAWYAHSKSILGMEVIDNDILCTQSRDCRLTVWKMNFEKIKSSFSLSELSRMQSQRKAFSQTDLGMSNDSITVCSSIYINALTFCSFSYDKFAKVLAVSNTINVDEIDIYEAENLLSKNTNQGDHGTRLQNEIKPLMNNEKTGALMNTSFASSEEYLFLAAGYESGHVAQFRCRLSNVRNVCINFRDVWEMTYFEKSHSQPVLSVNYNRLGNALYSSGADDRIIQHPSSFDGVLHNELKVFRSKNCGQQCLQVREDDRIIATAGWDGRSRVYSCKSLSLLAVLKYHSSTINSISFCSDSNIIALASKDSRISLWKIY, via the coding sequence aTGGTCGTACCTACACCGTTTTACGTTTTACGTGGGCACTCATCTAGTGTCACGGCTGTTGCTTTCgacaagaaaaatcataTTTTTTCAGGCGACGAAAATGGCTTTGTCATTTGTTGGGCCCTTTTAGATATGCGTCCTTTGCAGGCTTGGTATGCTCATTCGAAAAGTATCTTGGGAATGGAAGTTATCGATAATGACATTCTATGCACGCAGAGTCGAGATTGTCGCTTAACAGTTTGGAAAATgaactttgaaaagattaaatcttctttttccttatCCGAATTGAGCCGTATGCAATCGCAGAGGAAAGCATTCTCTCAAACGGATTTGGGTATGAGCAATGATTCAATTACTGTTTGCTCGAGCATTTACATCAATGctttaactttttgttcattttcttaTGACAAATTTGCAAAGGTTCTGGCAGTTTCAAATACCATCAAtgttgatgaaattgataTTTACGAAGCAGAAAATTTACTATCGAAGAACACGAACCAAGGCGATCATGGAACGAGActtcaaaatgaaattaaaCCCTTAATGAATAATGAAAAGACAGGTGCTTTAATGAACAcatcttttgcttcctcTGAGGAGTATTTATTCTTGGCAGCTGGCTATGAAAGTGGTCATGTAGCACAGTTTCGATGCAGACTTAGCAATGTAAGAAATGTGTGTATCAATTTTCGAGACGTTTGGGAGATGacttattttgaaaaatcacATTCTCAACCGGTTTTGTCAGTCAACTACAATAGATTAGGGAATGCATTATACTCATCCGGTGCAGATGATCGGATCATACAGCATCCTTCATCGTTTGACGGCGTTCTGCATAACGAATTAAAAGTGTTTCGGTCCAAAAATTGTGGTCAACAATGCTTGCAAGTTCGTGAAGATGATCGAATTATAGCTACTGCAGGTTGGGATGGCCGTAGTCGGGTTTACAGCTGTAAGAGCCTTTCTCTACTGGCTGTTTTAAAATACCATTCTTCCACCATCAATTCTATATCCTTCTGCTCTGACTCTAATATCATTGCTTTGGCCAGCAAGGACTCTCGGATCtctctttggaaaatataCTAA
- the red1 gene encoding MTREC (exosome adaptor) complex subunit Red1: MSKAIDLNVLRQRALESARKHSEEESDKEDGEISEDTTESHNDAPIPPVTYPNPFPSQPPVDGFTPANTFPFPFAPPFMLPPAFFLGSQPAPLAPSNEVQEKGNPRWSSKPNNETSITGGRKSSLVRNKTPSTEKSLEPRSNASRKDLSNVLSERDDENKVTSIEVERGMSEVSPPTSKQSEAENAINQLVGFGVKYNDFIAEGIHPSVVRSLFSKLGIELPSITVPSSAAPSEKASRVSSTRQPRKLDLSSDDSAILPGDSGTPTILPQRKRLKSLPRPVVDDWLNSSKPFGISSPYIVIELDSEDEMAYENDSSSTSEVSISTDQTTTSRLDSLTLLRKKENEIRKMTEMIMKLESSKKATKPSNPKKSSPSVSKKETDQEGLPSKLKVDPSENSQKKHVTAEPVSKFAEEIVEDVAVPAANDATTENVPWLRNVDNSEFPTKLQSQSEENQSLVTQKDELAKINKLIDDEEKELSTYQGIVNSKKETLTKLFFNKKELLSKVGVELSTLLRSESSKDDSVLSNDKLQNDTNVSENELNENGTRVELKEKSPIIEAAPVPPVSYISPLYRFKAFRFNSQFLEKVPGGFRSIKYSNKADPTRIMCKYETTGGVCNDELCEAFHFRDLIMTDNEIIDELAEHNAGTTNEEKESFSKAIQEIIAKEKEKDSDFNTICQAIVDTHSRWKAERLTIPIAKVSI; the protein is encoded by the exons ATGAGTAAAGCCATAGATCTTAATGTTTTGCGTCAAAGAGCTTTAGAATCTGCAAGAAAACATTCCGAAGAGGAGTCAGATAAAGAAGATGGAGAAATAAGTGAAGACACAACCGAGTCTCACAACGATG CTCCAATTCCTCCTGTAACTTATCCAAATCCTTTCCCATCACAGCCTCCTGTAGACGG GTTTACACCTGCAAATACGtttccatttccatttgCACCTCCTTTTATGCTTCCTCCGGCATTTTTCCTTGGGTCCCAACCTGCTCCGCTCGCACCCTCGAATGAAGTCCAAGAAAAAGGCAATCCTCGCTGGTCATCCAAGCCAAACAATGAGACATCCATTACGGGTGGTCGCAAATCTAGTCTTGTTAGAAACAAGACTCCTAGCACAGAAAAGTCATTAGAGCCTCGTTCAAATGCAAGTCGAAAAGATTTGAGCAATGTATTGTCTGAAAGagatgatgaaaataaagtGACGAGTATTGAAGTTGAAAGGGGTATGTCCGAAGTTTCACCACCAACTTCAAAACAAAGTGAGGCGGAAAACGCTATTAATCAATTGGTTGGTTTTGGCGTTAAGTATAATGATTTTATTGCTGAAGGTATTCATCCTTCTGTCGTGCGAagtcttttttcaaagctAGGCATTGAGCTTCCCTCTATCACCGTGCCTTCCTCTGCAGCTCCTTCTGAAAAAGCGAGTAGGGTTTCCAGTACCAGACAACCTCGAAAATTAGACTTGTCTTCAGATGATTCGGCGATTCTTCCTGGTGATAGCGGGACTCCGACGATTCTTCCTCAAAGAAAGCGTTTAAAATCATTACCTCGTCCTGTCGTAGACGATTGGTTAAACTCATCGAAACCGTTTGGAATTTCGAGTCCGTATATTGTAATTGAGCTTGATTCTGAAGATGAAATGGCTTATGAAAATGATAGCTCCTCAACGTCTGAAGTATCGATATCGACAGATCAGACAACAACTTCGCGACTTGATTCTCTGACTTTATTGCGtaagaaggaaaatgaaattcgAAAAATGACAGAGATGATTATGAAATTAGAATCTTCGAAAAAAGCGACAAAACCTTCGAATCCTAAGAAATCGTCACCTTCTGTTtctaaaaaagaaactgaTCAGGAAGGTTTGCCTTCCAAATTGAAAGTGGATCCTTCGGAAAATAGCCAGAAAAAACACGTGACGGCTGAACCAGTGTCAAAATTTGCAGAGGAAATCGTGGAAGATGTTGCTGTCCCGGCAGCTAACGACGCTACAACAGAGAATGTTCCTTGGCTTAGAAACGTCGACAATAGTGAGTTCCCAACAAAATTACAGTCACAATCTGAAGAAAATCAGTCGCTAGTTACTCAAAAGGATGAGCTGGCTAAGATCAATAAGCTTATcgatgatgaagaaaaggagcTAAGTACATATCAAGGAATTGTGAATtctaaaaaagaaactttaaCGAAGctatttttcaataaaaaggaaCTCCTTTCAAAGGTTGGAGTTGAACTTTCCACGTTGCTACGTTCTGAGTCTAGTAAAGACGATAGCGTTTTGAGCAATGATAAGCTGCAAAACGACACTAACGTTAGTGAGAATGAATTGAACGAAAATGGTACTAGAGTAGagcttaaagaaaaatccCCCATAATCGAAGCTGCTCCAGTACCACCAGTTAGTTACATATCTCCTTTGTATAGATTCAAGGCTTTCCGATTTAACAgtcaatttttggaaaaagtaCCCGGTGGATTTCGGTCTATAAAGTATAGTAATAAAGCGGACCCAACGAGGATAATGTGCAAATACGAAACTACAGGAGGAGTTTGCAACGACGAGCTGTGCGAGGCATTCCATTTTAGGGATTTAATTATGACGG ATAATGAGATTATAGACGAACTGGCAGAACATAACGCGGGAACAACCAATGAAGAGAAGGAATCCTTTAGCAAAGCTATTCAGGAAATTATCGctaaagagaaagagaaagattCCGATTTTAACACAATATGCCAAGCGATCGTTGATACGCATAGTAGATGGAAAGCAGAACGTTTAACGATTCCCATTGCCAAAGTTTCGATTTGA
- the rgf2 gene encoding RhoGEF for Rho1 Rgf2, with protein MLGNGGRYRTNFRSESNDSIRLTPSKFRGFSPSQNLSSSNVPSTLSRTSSASSSAASLADMVGNSERPDSSLAFPYSRSHRHASSNSDLTSMEGTPVHIKSTSADDSFSTQQRSRKDNASWRSGVSDQYYKLTTTPHDSLGRSSYSHMRGSSGSLITPVAEYPEGPPASSSRRHGGSRSASSLPSVVPTHSGSASIRQPQVHPAFLAEVSAEFRKRLVVGDRVKDGLLYKDAFLGCEAVDVLLQIIRTTDRNLALLLGRALDFQKLFHDVTYSHRLRDSRREVYQFRRTLPPPEAMASISPVIASYENHFVYPKKRTSTSDSVDTMVSENSYAPSSSVQPNNHIPYLNSTNPSIIGLESDEELEAEKDPKGIFTILTDCYSPTCSKNRLCYSISCPRRLEQQTRLHMKVQPILKAGASYLLDKQEEDHRLWADNVPKHIVEQIDHREWKRQEVIFEIIYTERDFVRDIEYIRDFWIKPLSSSNVIPEKFRQPFIRTVFHNIMQVHAVNSRLSNALNRMQTLQPVVHTVGDIFLDYVPKFEPFIRYGANQTVAKFEFEREKGSNPTFAKYTHEVERLRESRKLELNGYLTKPVTRLARYPLLLNGVLKYSEQGNPDLENIPKVIEMLREFLTKLNYETGKTENRLALLQLNEQLACSDFERQRIGLLDDSRLLIFKGTVKLKASGYAYGDTESDIHMFLLDNYLLLTKLKLDFKRQQHKLQLRPLPLELLVISCIDDTSSRGSVSRRPSSTILTNPILIAKGTSSSPLKSYGLHLQLLGSRGFHIDLYLNTLIARDQWKLHIERQQQSLFTKRLIFETVGLCNETYFINNKVTSAITYDAGRKIVFGTYRGLYLSSRKGSNGVCLEPTLKIPLTNISQVDLIEEHNLLLIVADRTLFECSLDLLATAEQISTKSLRRITGHVSFVKSGFCLQRVLVCAVKSTVLNTTLRIFEADSTSKSKRSQSLKKTFGGSTILKIFTELQMPMEALSIHFLKTKLCVGNTKGFDIVSLESAVFQSLLNPADTSFRFLEKKENVRPIEMFRLKGEFLLCYSEFAFFVNTNGWRSRQGWLIHWEGQPLSFALCYPYLLGFEQDFIEVRHAETTELVQIIKGQNIKLLTDGRGLISEGGEILYSTEGNSLINPEDRDVVRSLILPSHNAAGPAL; from the exons ATGCTAGGCAATGGAGGACGTTATAGGACCAATTTTAGATCTGAAAGTAACGATTCCATTCGTTTAACTCCTTCCAAATTTCGAGGGTTTTCCCCTTCACAGAATCTTTCTTCGAGTAATGTTCCCAGCACTTTGAGCCGTACGTCCAGTGCGTCCTCATCTGCGGCTTCTTTGGCTGATATGGTTGGAAATAGCGAACGTCCCGATTCCAGTCTCGCTTTTCCCTATTCAAGAAGTCACAGACATGCCTCGTCGAACAGCGACCTTACTTCCATGGAGGGCACTCCTGTTCATATTAAATCTACCTCTGCAGACGACTCTTTTTCTACGCAGCAAAGATCCCGAAAAGATAATGCTAGTTGGAGATCCGGTGTCAGTGATCAATACTACAAACTTACCACCACCCCACACGATTCCCTCGGTCGTAGCAGCTACTCTCATATGCGTGGGAGCAGTGGAAGCCTTATAACGCCAGTTGCAGAATACCCTGAAGGCCCACCTGCCTCTTCGTCAAGGCGCCATGGTGGTTCCAGATCTGCATCTAGTTTGCCTTCCGTTGTTCCTACGCATTCAGGCTCTGCGTCCATTCGTCAACCACAAGTCCACCCTGCTTTTCTAGCCGAAGTTTCTGCAGAGTTCCGTAAGCGTCTCGTAGTAGGGGATCGAGTCAAAGATGGTTTACTGTACAAGGATGCATTCTTGGGCTGCGAAGCTGTCGATGTATTATTGCAAATCATTCGAACCACTGATAGAAACTTGGCTTTACTTTTAGGACGGGCATTggatttccaaaaactaTTTCACGACGTTACTTACTCTCATCGTTTGCGTGATTCTCGTAGAGAGGTTTATCAGTTTCGAAGAACCCTTCCCCCTCCAGAAGCTATGGCGTCGATATCACCAGTCATCGCATCCTATGAAAACCATTTTGTCTATcctaaaaaaagaacttcaACTTCCGACTCTGTTGATACCATGGTTTCTGAGAATTCTTATGCTCCATCTTCATCTGTTCAACCTAATAATCATATACCTTATTTGAATTCCACGAATCCCTCGATCATAGGTCTGGAGTCTGatgaagaacttgaagCTGAAAAGGATCCGAAAGGAATCTTCACAATCCTTACTGATTGTTACTCTCCAACATGCAGTAAAAACCGCTTGTGTTATTCCATCTCTTGCCCACGCCGCTTGGAGCAACAGACTCGTTTACATATGAAGGTGCAGCCTATACTCAAAGCCGGTGCTTCTTACCTGTTAGATAAGCAGGAAGAGGACCATCGTCTTTGGGCTGACAATGTGCCCAAGCATATCGTTGAGCAAATAGATCATCGTGAATGGAAGAGACAAGAGGTTATATTTGAGATCATCTATACTGAACGCGACTTTGTTCGAGACATTGAATATATCCGAGACTTTTGGATAAAACccctttcttcttctaatgtAATTCCCGAAAAGTTTCGACAACCGTTCATTAGGACAGTTTTTCATAATATTATGCAAGTGCACGCAGTTAATTCAAGGCTTTCCAATGCACTCAATAGGATGCAGACTTTGCAACCGGTTGTTCATACTGTTGGTGACATATTTTTAGATTATGTCCCCAAGTTTGAACCTTTTATTAGATATGGTGCTAATCAGACTGTCGCAAAGTTTGAGTTTGAGAGGGAAAAAGGTTCTAATCCCACATTTGCGAAGTACACTCATGAAGTTGAAAGACTTCGTGAGTCAAGAAAGTTGGAACTTAATGGATATTTAACAAAGCCAGTTACAAGACTAGCAAGGTATCCGCTTCTGTTGAATGGGGTTTTGAAGTATAGTGAACAAGGTAATCCCGATTTAGAAAATATCCCCAAAGTAATCGAAATGCTGCGTGAATTTTTAACCAAGCTTAACTACGAAACAGGTAAAACCGAGAATCGTCTTGCTTTACTCCAACTAAATGAGCAACTTGCATGCAGTGACTTTGAGAGGCAACGCATTGGTTTACTTGATGACTCTCGTTTActtattttcaaaggaacTGTCAAATTAAAAGCTAGTGGATACGCTTATGGTGATACGGAAAGCGACATACACATGTTTCTTCTAGATAATTATCTGTTATTGACTAAATTGAAGCTTGACTTCAAACGCCAGCAACACAAGTTACAGTTGCGACCACTCCCTCTGGAGTTATTGGTTATTTCTTGCATAGATGACACTTCATCTCGTGGTTCAGTATCTCGTCGTCCATCTTCTACTATATTAACAAATCCGATTTTAATTGCGAAAGGTACTTCATCTTCGCCTCTCAAATCTTATGGCCTACATTTGCAGCTTCTTGGGTCTCGTGGTTTTCATATTGATTTATACTTAAATACCTTAATAGCACGCGACCAATGGAAACTGCATATTGAACGCCAGCAGCAatcattgtttacaaaacgtctaatttttgaaacggTCGGTCTGTGTAATGAAacttattttattaataacAAAGTTACTTCTGCGATAACTTATG ATGCTGGACGAAAGATAGTTTTTGGCACTTATAGAGGTTTATATTTATCGTCACGGAAAGGTAGCAACGGCGTTTGTCTAGAGCCCACACTTAAGATTCCATTAACGAACATCTCGCAAGTTGATTTGATTGAAGAGCATAATTTGTTGCTTATTGTAGCTGATAGAACACTGTTTGAGTGTTCGCTTGATTTGCTTGCTACTGCAGAACAAATCAGCACAAAGAGCCTTCGCCGTATTACTGGCCACGTAAGCTTTGTGAAGAGCGGATTCTGTTTGCAAAGAGTGCTTGTATGCGCTGTAAAGTCTACAGTTTTAAACACAACGCTCCGAATTTTCGAAGCGGATAGTACGTCGAAGAGTAAGCGGTCTCAGtcattgaagaaaacatttGGAGGTTCTACGATACTAAAAATATTTACT GAATTGCAAATGCCAATGGAAGCCCTTTCTATACACTTTTTGAAGACAAAGCTTTGTGTGGGCAACACGAAAGGGTTCGACATTGTCAGTCTCGAAAGCGCCGTATTTCAATCGTTGTTGAATCCAGCGGACACCTCGTTTCGATttctagaaaagaaagagaatgTGCGTCCGATTGAAATGTTTCGGTTGAAAGGTGAATTTTTACTGTGCTATTCCGAGTTTGCATTCTTTGTAAATACGAACGGCTGGCGTAGTCGCCAAGGTTGGTTAATTCATTGGGAAGGACAACCGTTAAGTTTTGCACTTTGCTATCCTTATCTATTAGGTTTTGAGCAAGATTTTATTGAAGTTCGACATGCCGAAACAACAGAGCTTGTTCAGATTATTAAGGGACAAAATATTAAGCTTCTAACAGATGGTCGAGGCCTAATTAGTGAGGGTGGAGAAATCTTGTACAGTACGGAAGGAAATTCATTGATTAATCCGGAAGACAGAGATGTTGTTCGTTctttgattcttccatcGCATAATGCAGCTGGCCCTGCTTTGTAA
- the etd1 gene encoding Spg1-binding protein Etd1, producing the protein MLKKSNPIFDKNRKDEDLPEETYPKPRKSYGTEMNRRMPPRGHARTRTDIAGVRKDVEGEGLERRPSRRWPSTFESIRDVSRQVSRRIISSFRSPSSMFTTERNDSVESTTFHEAQERREPGESRENPVARHRRYDSLSRKAWPWKSKTKSKISSSTASESFRKHPSYLSETVSDSKKTRSSLVIPSDLAPVDFEGADIKIKDQEKAKETNNGEKELQFGKIEQKENPSDDIDWEQISLSGNNPNVTAETKSLNLLWFADTSTNDWDEDFQVDSSFALNIPESVNKTGVAVQEQLLSIKNFKQDMQVLEFLFQEAKHHPNFSSLEPSLLEDTEAIISLADPLQSHHESDISLAADKTTQRLFSKLNILIEDACSVELDASVLPKLIQHVEYLQSQFQSLLHS; encoded by the exons atgttgaaaaaatccAACCCcatttttgataaaaaccgtaaagatgaagatcTTCCAGAGGAAACTTATCCAAAGCCGAGAAAAAGTTACGGTACGGAGATGAACCGTAGAATGCCTCCACGAGGACATGCAAGAACTCGTACGGATATTGCAGGCGTACGGAAGGATGTTGAAGGAGAAGGTCTGGAAAGAAGACCTAGTCGACGCTGGCCGTCCACGTTTGAGTCGATTCGAGATGTGTCTAGACAGGTTTCTAGGAGAatcatttcttcatttagGTCGCCATCAAGTATGTTTACCACGGAGAGGAATGACTCAGTTGAAAGTACTACGTTTCATGAAGCTCAGGAGCGCAGGGAACCTGGTGAGAGTAGGGAGAATCCCGTTGCTCGTCACCGGAGGTACGATTCTCTTTCCAGGAAAGCTTGGCCGTGGAAAtcaaaaacgaaatcaaaaatttcttcttctactgCTTCTGAAAGTTTTAGGAAACATCCATCATATCTTTCAGAAACAGTTTCTGATTCGAAGAAGACTCGTTCTTCTCTAGTCATCCCGTCCGATTTGGCTCCAGTGGACTTTGAAGGCGCTGATATAAAGATCAAGgaccaagaaaaagccAAGGAGACTAATAATGGTGAGAAGGAATTGCAATTCGgaaaaattgaacaaaagGAGAATCCTTCAGACGACATCGACTGGGAACAAATATCCCTTTCAGGGAATAACCCGAACGTTACCGCTGAAACGAAAAGTTTAAATCTCCTTTGGTTTGCAGATACTTCGACCAACGACTGGGATGAGGATTTCCAAGTTGATTCTAGCTTCGCCTTAAATATACCTGAAAGCGTCAACAAAACGGGCGTGGCAGTACAAGAACAATTATTAAGtatcaaaaattttaaacAAGACATGCAGG TCCTAGAATTCTTGTTTCAAGAAGCAAAGCACCATCCCAATTTTTCTAGTTTGGAACCGTCACTATTAGAAGATACAGAGGCCATTATTAGTCTAGCTGATCCTTTACAGTCTCATCACGAGTCTGACATTTCGCTAGCTGCGGACAAGACAACTCAGAggttgttttcaaaattgaatattCTGATAGAAGATGCATGTTCCGTGGAGCTTGATGCTTCCGTTTTACCAAAGTTAATCCAGCATGTTGAATATTTGCAGTCTCAGTTTCAATCACTTTTACATTCATAA